One Microbispora sp. ZYX-F-249 genomic window carries:
- a CDS encoding cytochrome P450, translating into MEINLVDKDRYAHSGVPHEQLHWLRDNAPVHWHEGQDDWPGFWAITKHADVVHVSRHSDLFSSARKLALFDEMPEEQRELQRLMMLNQDPPDHTRRRSLVNRGFTPRQIGRLEDHIRDICHALMDEVQGKPEVDFVRDIAAPLPLYVICELLGAPVEDRDKIFEWSNRMIGSDDPDYATSPEEGQAAALDVYSYAHTLAEARRQEPRDDIVTRLLQPDEDGQTLTEDEFDLFVLLLIVAGNETTRNAASGGMLTLFEHPDQWQRLVDDPSLARTAADEIVRWVSPVNLFRRTATADTEIRGRKIAEGDKVVVFYASANRDAEVFERPGEFDIGRDPNPQIGFGGGGAHFCLGNHLAKLELRVLFEVLAQRLPGIRQTGEAKRLRSYFINGIKTLPVALTP; encoded by the coding sequence ATGGAAATCAACCTCGTCGACAAGGACCGTTACGCGCACAGCGGGGTGCCGCACGAACAGCTCCACTGGCTCAGGGACAACGCGCCCGTCCACTGGCACGAGGGGCAGGACGACTGGCCCGGATTCTGGGCGATCACCAAGCATGCGGACGTCGTCCACGTCTCCCGCCACTCCGATCTGTTCTCCTCGGCCCGCAAGCTGGCCCTGTTCGACGAGATGCCCGAGGAGCAACGCGAGCTCCAGCGCCTGATGATGCTCAACCAGGACCCGCCCGACCACACCCGGCGCCGCTCACTGGTCAACCGCGGTTTCACCCCGCGCCAGATCGGGCGGCTGGAGGATCACATCCGCGACATCTGCCACGCGCTGATGGACGAGGTCCAGGGCAAGCCCGAGGTCGACTTCGTGCGGGACATCGCCGCGCCGCTCCCGCTGTACGTGATCTGCGAGCTGCTCGGCGCGCCGGTCGAGGACCGGGACAAGATCTTCGAGTGGTCCAACCGCATGATCGGCAGCGACGACCCCGACTACGCCACCAGCCCGGAGGAGGGGCAGGCCGCCGCCCTCGATGTCTACTCCTACGCCCACACTCTGGCCGAGGCCCGCAGGCAGGAACCCCGCGACGACATCGTCACCCGGCTGCTGCAGCCGGACGAGGACGGGCAGACGCTGACCGAGGACGAGTTCGACCTGTTCGTCCTGCTGCTCATCGTGGCGGGCAACGAGACCACCAGGAACGCGGCCTCCGGCGGCATGCTGACCCTCTTCGAGCACCCGGATCAGTGGCAGCGCCTGGTGGACGACCCCTCCCTCGCCAGGACGGCCGCCGACGAGATCGTCCGCTGGGTGTCCCCGGTCAACCTGTTCCGGCGTACGGCCACCGCGGACACCGAGATCCGCGGCCGGAAGATCGCCGAGGGCGACAAGGTGGTGGTCTTCTACGCGTCGGCCAACCGGGACGCCGAGGTGTTCGAGCGGCCCGGCGAGTTCGACATCGGCCGCGACCCCAACCCCCAGATCGGCTTCGGCGGCGGCGGGGCGCACTTCTGCCTCGGCAACCACCTGGCCAAGCTGGAGCTTCGGGTGCTGTTCGAGGTGCTGGCCCAGCGCCTGCCCGGCATCCGGCAGACCGGCGAGGCCAAGCGGCTGAGGTCCTACTTCATCAACGGCATCAAGACCCTGCCCGTCGCCCTCACCCCCTGA
- a CDS encoding ATP-binding protein → MASGRPVLLHRDKELEVVDDVLAGLSAGRPAVLVIQGTRGIGKTRLLHAALARRPGGVVLSARGHADESSFAFGIVRQLFDPMMSGSGRADLGAPAAVLDGGVHAPAMTAVPYDGSAPGVPATLLDDLYRATRSLTAGQPLIIAVDDLNHADPQSAQWCSYIARRLDGLPIAMILTCDANDRDAGETIRDILTLPYARSLRPSALCRNCAATLVGSALGAPVDDEIVSACHRLTKGNPLLLLETAARLAAADVLPERSELPRVQRIGAIALSETVLEWLGGRYPSLLTLLQSLAVIAPYAGLETAAMLAGYGAVAAEEAGQALAGAGLLEGSPPQRFTHDLVQSTILARMDPRARDELHRRAASLLHRLGSPPQRSARHLLSASPTGDPWAVSVLREAAREAVSENAWEDATRYLHRALATAKGRTVLQVTAELGAVEVHLDIPACLRHFRTVTALADDGERAESLAPFATTLLTLNSPEAASAFCDIARGLDDDPDGRLPDRREVLLRLSSQALLTGQSYGSRAAMRHLGAGTSAGAQDYLATAALSGAARGKHRERTLALARRCLDGGGPIPPTLVIALLWAGRLDEAAYWSEQVAADARAHASMTGQALAVTLLSDVAYRRGELRASLAHAREAILFARGSHALGLHAAAVSCAARVLLERDELDVAHALFDEVAAREPVHPFLHGALLEAQGRVSIARGDVREGLRALLEAGRQLLSAGVVNPACGGWRGQAALAYMRLGQRVTARRLAEEELELARAWGVPYGIGRALSTMSTTAEGDRRLDLLTEALTVLDGPEGGVERLRAMVRMGIALQAAGDARRAHDTLSEAYALADGRGAVRLAALAERNLAGAGGRPRVGHPGGPSPLTAGEIRVTDLVLRGMSNLQVATELSISKRTVDTHLARIYRKLGIHTRAELAETIKRLRERPTGTGRLPGREE, encoded by the coding sequence ATGGCCTCAGGGCGGCCGGTACTACTGCACCGTGACAAGGAGCTAGAGGTCGTCGACGACGTACTGGCCGGGCTCTCCGCTGGGCGGCCGGCCGTACTGGTGATTCAGGGCACCCGGGGAATCGGGAAGACCCGGCTGCTGCACGCGGCGCTCGCACGCAGGCCGGGTGGGGTGGTCCTCAGCGCCCGGGGTCACGCCGACGAGAGCTCCTTCGCGTTCGGCATCGTCCGTCAGTTGTTCGACCCGATGATGAGCGGCTCGGGACGGGCCGATCTCGGCGCCCCCGCCGCCGTCCTCGACGGAGGTGTGCACGCGCCGGCGATGACGGCCGTGCCGTACGACGGGAGCGCACCGGGCGTGCCCGCCACGCTGCTCGACGATCTCTACCGGGCCACCCGCTCGCTGACCGCGGGGCAGCCGCTCATCATCGCGGTCGACGACCTCAACCATGCCGACCCTCAGTCGGCGCAGTGGTGCTCCTACATCGCCAGGCGGCTCGACGGCCTGCCCATCGCGATGATCCTGACCTGCGACGCGAACGACCGCGACGCCGGCGAGACGATCCGCGACATCCTGACGCTGCCGTACGCGCGGTCGCTGAGGCCCTCCGCGCTGTGCCGCAACTGCGCCGCCACGCTCGTCGGGTCGGCGCTCGGCGCTCCCGTGGACGACGAGATCGTGAGCGCCTGTCACCGCCTCACCAAGGGCAACCCGCTGCTCCTGCTGGAGACCGCGGCACGGCTGGCCGCCGCCGACGTCCTGCCGGAACGCTCGGAGCTGCCCAGGGTGCAGCGCATCGGCGCGATCGCGCTGTCGGAGACCGTCCTCGAATGGCTCGGCGGCAGGTATCCATCCCTCCTCACCCTCCTGCAGAGCCTGGCCGTCATCGCGCCGTACGCCGGGCTGGAGACGGCGGCGATGCTGGCCGGGTACGGCGCGGTCGCGGCCGAGGAGGCGGGACAGGCGCTCGCGGGGGCGGGCCTGCTGGAGGGCAGCCCGCCGCAGCGGTTCACACACGACCTCGTCCAGTCGACGATCCTCGCGCGGATGGATCCCCGCGCGCGCGACGAGTTGCACCGGCGGGCGGCCTCGCTGCTGCACCGCCTCGGCTCGCCGCCCCAACGGTCGGCGCGGCACCTGCTGTCGGCCAGTCCCACCGGCGACCCGTGGGCCGTGTCGGTGCTGCGCGAGGCCGCGCGGGAGGCGGTCTCCGAGAACGCCTGGGAGGACGCGACCCGCTACCTCCACCGGGCACTCGCCACGGCCAAGGGCCGGACCGTCCTCCAGGTGACCGCCGAGCTGGGCGCCGTGGAGGTGCACCTCGACATCCCGGCCTGCCTCCGGCACTTCCGCACCGTGACCGCGCTCGCCGACGACGGCGAGCGGGCCGAGTCCCTGGCGCCCTTCGCCACCACCCTGCTCACGCTCAACTCTCCGGAGGCCGCGTCGGCCTTCTGCGACATCGCCCGCGGCCTCGACGACGACCCGGACGGCCGGCTCCCCGACCGCCGCGAGGTGCTGCTGAGGCTCAGCTCGCAGGCACTGCTCACCGGCCAGTCGTACGGCTCACGCGCGGCGATGCGGCACCTCGGCGCCGGCACCAGCGCCGGAGCGCAGGACTACCTCGCCACCGCCGCACTGTCCGGCGCGGCCAGGGGAAAGCACCGCGAGCGCACACTGGCCCTGGCCCGGCGCTGCCTCGACGGGGGCGGGCCGATCCCGCCGACGCTGGTCATCGCACTGCTCTGGGCGGGCCGCCTGGACGAGGCGGCGTACTGGTCGGAGCAGGTGGCCGCCGACGCGCGGGCGCACGCGTCGATGACCGGGCAGGCCCTCGCCGTCACGCTGCTGTCGGACGTCGCCTACCGGAGAGGGGAGCTGCGCGCGTCGCTGGCGCACGCGCGGGAGGCCATCCTCTTCGCCCGGGGGTCGCACGCTCTCGGACTGCACGCCGCCGCCGTGTCCTGTGCGGCCCGCGTGCTCCTCGAACGCGACGAACTCGACGTCGCGCACGCGCTGTTCGACGAGGTCGCCGCGCGCGAGCCGGTGCACCCCTTCCTGCACGGAGCACTGCTGGAGGCCCAGGGCCGGGTCTCGATCGCCAGGGGCGACGTACGCGAAGGGCTGCGGGCCCTGCTGGAGGCAGGGCGGCAACTGCTGTCGGCCGGAGTGGTCAATCCCGCCTGCGGGGGCTGGCGCGGCCAGGCGGCGCTGGCCTACATGCGGCTCGGCCAGCGCGTGACGGCCCGCCGCCTGGCCGAGGAGGAGTTGGAGCTGGCCCGGGCCTGGGGCGTCCCCTACGGCATCGGCCGCGCGCTGAGCACCATGAGCACGACCGCCGAGGGCGATCGCCGCCTCGACCTGCTCACCGAGGCGCTGACCGTGCTCGACGGGCCCGAGGGCGGCGTGGAGCGCCTGCGCGCGATGGTGCGCATGGGCATCGCCCTGCAGGCCGCCGGAGATGCGCGCCGGGCCCACGACACGCTCAGCGAGGCCTACGCGCTCGCCGACGGCCGCGGCGCCGTGCGACTCGCCGCGCTCGCCGAACGCAACCTCGCCGGGGCCGGCGGACGGCCCCGCGTCGGGCATCCCGGTGGCCCCTCGCCCCTGACCGCCGGGGAGATACGGGTCACCGACCTGGTCCTGCGCGGCATGAGCAACCTCCAGGTCGCCACGGAGCTGTCCATCAGCAAGCGGACCGTGGACACCCACCTCGCCCGCATCTACCGCAAGCTGGGCATCCACACGCGGGCCGAGCTGGCGGAGACCATCAAACGGCTGCGCGAACGCCCCACCGGCACCGGCCGCCTGCCCGGCCGGGAGGAATAG
- a CDS encoding TOMM precursor leader peptide-binding protein codes for MERPRLKAHFSTEVLDDAKVFLLAEGQHYLVRGAGSGRVLPYLDGRHTVMDIVQALAGELSPAQAVLAIRRYEAAGHLVEGRPGLTDPVLAFWDAQGIDPAAVVTALEQTSFRVFAGTGVDPGPVEALLREHGLRTDPHGDGMVVAVVDDYLDPGLEELNAECLAAGRPWVLVRPAGTVAWLGPLFRPGDTGCWACMSQRLAGNRQVERYLAGKRGDGRPGHPVREALPGGVAAVGGLLAAELVRTVATGGPSTLQGTMITVDLRTLTTAEHQLIRLPQCPVCGDPALIGEREPKVALASRSARHVTDGGYRVEQPSATYARLERHISPYLGAVTRLRPWADEDNGVTYSFTAGHNFAMLGDNMDLLRRNLRGQSGGKGRTEIQAKVSALCEAIERYSGVWRGEEPVLKAAYADIGDGLAVHPDDLLLFSDKQYGDRSAWNSDPSHRLHLVPERFRTDLPLDWSRAWSLTADEERLIPAGYAWYGHPDLERHFYCVGDSNGSASGNTLEEAILQGFCEVVERDAVALWWYNRARRPAFDLDSLNEPYVDTLREFYVGMGRSLWLLDLTTDLGVPAFAGVSHRLDHPVQDVIVGFGAHLDPRIAALRTLTEVNQFLPSVRRRDENGETIYHDDDIATLRWWKETTIESDPWLLPDPEQRPRTLADHVVPRDADLAADVETCVSRAAACGLEMIVLDQTRPDLELNVARVLVPGMRHFWRRLGPGRLYDVPVALGWRTQPATEEELNPTSVFF; via the coding sequence ATGGAACGGCCACGGCTCAAGGCGCACTTCAGCACCGAAGTCCTCGACGACGCGAAAGTCTTCCTTCTGGCGGAAGGCCAGCACTATCTCGTACGGGGCGCGGGCTCGGGCCGCGTCCTTCCCTATCTCGACGGCCGGCACACGGTGATGGACATCGTCCAGGCACTGGCCGGCGAACTGTCACCGGCCCAGGCGGTCCTCGCGATCCGGCGCTACGAGGCCGCCGGCCACCTGGTCGAGGGCCGGCCGGGCCTGACCGATCCGGTGCTCGCCTTCTGGGACGCGCAGGGCATCGACCCCGCGGCCGTCGTCACGGCCCTGGAGCAGACCTCCTTCCGCGTGTTCGCGGGCACGGGCGTCGACCCCGGACCGGTCGAGGCGCTGCTGCGTGAGCACGGGCTGCGCACGGACCCGCACGGCGACGGCATGGTCGTGGCGGTGGTCGACGACTACCTGGACCCGGGCCTGGAGGAGCTCAACGCCGAGTGCCTGGCGGCCGGGCGGCCCTGGGTGCTGGTCAGGCCGGCCGGCACCGTGGCCTGGCTCGGGCCGCTGTTCCGGCCGGGGGACACGGGCTGCTGGGCCTGCATGTCCCAGCGGCTCGCGGGCAACCGGCAGGTCGAGCGTTACCTGGCGGGCAAGCGGGGCGACGGGCGGCCGGGCCATCCGGTGCGCGAGGCCCTGCCCGGCGGCGTGGCCGCCGTGGGCGGGCTGCTCGCGGCCGAGCTCGTGCGGACCGTCGCCACCGGCGGACCCTCGACGCTGCAGGGCACGATGATCACGGTCGACCTGCGCACGCTCACCACCGCCGAGCACCAGCTGATCCGGCTGCCGCAGTGCCCGGTGTGCGGCGACCCCGCGCTGATCGGCGAGCGCGAGCCGAAGGTGGCGCTGGCCTCGCGGAGCGCCCGGCACGTTACCGACGGCGGCTACCGCGTCGAGCAGCCCTCGGCGACGTACGCCCGGCTCGAGCGGCACATCAGCCCCTATCTCGGCGCGGTCACCCGCCTGCGCCCGTGGGCCGACGAGGACAACGGCGTGACCTACAGCTTCACCGCGGGTCACAACTTCGCGATGCTCGGCGACAACATGGACCTGCTGCGCCGTAACCTGCGCGGGCAGAGCGGCGGCAAGGGCCGGACCGAGATCCAGGCCAAGGTCAGCGCGCTGTGCGAGGCGATCGAGCGCTACTCGGGCGTGTGGCGGGGCGAGGAGCCGGTGCTCAAGGCGGCCTACGCCGACATCGGAGACGGCCTCGCGGTCCACCCGGACGACCTGCTGCTGTTCTCGGACAAGCAGTACGGCGACCGGTCCGCCTGGAACAGCGACCCCTCGCACCGGCTGCACCTGGTGCCCGAGCGGTTCCGCACCGACCTGCCGCTGGACTGGTCGCGGGCCTGGTCGCTGACCGCCGACGAGGAGCGGCTGATCCCCGCCGGATACGCCTGGTACGGCCACCCCGACCTGGAACGCCACTTCTACTGCGTCGGCGACTCCAACGGCAGCGCCTCGGGCAACACCCTGGAGGAGGCGATCCTGCAGGGGTTCTGCGAGGTGGTGGAGCGGGACGCGGTCGCGCTGTGGTGGTACAACCGGGCCCGCAGGCCCGCCTTCGACCTCGACTCGCTCAACGAGCCGTACGTCGACACGTTGCGCGAGTTCTACGTCGGCATGGGCCGCAGCCTGTGGCTGCTCGACCTGACCACCGACCTCGGCGTGCCGGCCTTCGCCGGCGTCTCCCACCGGCTCGACCACCCGGTGCAGGACGTCATCGTGGGGTTCGGCGCCCACCTCGATCCCCGGATCGCCGCGCTGCGGACGCTGACCGAGGTCAACCAGTTCCTCCCCTCCGTACGCCGCAGGGACGAGAACGGCGAGACGATCTATCACGACGACGACATCGCCACGCTCCGCTGGTGGAAGGAGACCACCATCGAGAGCGACCCCTGGTTGCTGCCCGACCCCGAGCAGCGCCCCCGCACACTCGCGGACCACGTGGTGCCGCGGGACGCCGACCTCGCGGCCGACGTCGAGACCTGCGTCTCCCGCGCCGCCGCCTGCGGGCTGGAGATGATCGTGCTCGACCAGACCCGGCCGGACCTGGAGCTCAACGTGGCCCGGGTGCTGGTTCCCGGGATGCGCCACTTCTGGCGCCGGCTCGGCCCGGGCCGCCTGTACGACGTCCCGGTGGCCCTCGGCTGGCGGACGCAGCCGGCCACGGAGGAGGAACTCAACCCCACCAGCGTCTTCTTCTGA